From one Drosophila subpulchrella strain 33 F10 #4 breed RU33 chromosome 3L, RU_Dsub_v1.1 Primary Assembly, whole genome shotgun sequence genomic stretch:
- the LOC119553073 gene encoding lon protease homolog, mitochondrial isoform X1, translating to MLARAIRVRPMMRGIASSSVWTRNRPAQSSLVQCCRDRATHLQRFHGANMMVQRFYSRKRDDSDEDVMSEGHGPELMSDRDPQLPATVAVPDVWPHVPLLAMRKNPLFPRFMKIVEVSNPIIMDLLRRKVKLNQPYVGVFLKKSDGEEELIHNLDDVYSMGTFAQIQELQDLGDKLRMVVVAHRRIRITGQVVEDVPPPKPVKMTTLHYPLFNIKLQIPAEDQTTDQAETAPIKSRADPSRKSRGRLPRSRPGKSRESAAAEEMVQNQTLEPPLKSGQVESESSPKPPTEGKKVESQAGAQGDATQSAPSAPPVLIVEVENIKQPAYKQTEEVKALTQEIIKTLRDIITMNPLYRESLQQMLHQNQRVVDNPIYLCDLGASLSAGEPAELQKILEETDIPERLQLALTLLKKELELSRLQQKIGREVEEKVKQQHRKYILQEQLKVIKKELGIEKDDKDAIGEKYREKLKDKIVPESIMTVIDEELTKLNFLESHSSEFNVTRNYLDWLTSLPWGVISTENLCLDKATEILNNDHYGMEDIKKRILEFIAVSSLKGSTQGKILCFHGPPGVGKTSIAKSIARALNREYFRFSVGGMTDVAEIKGHRRTYVGAMPGKLIQCLKKTKIENPLVLIDEVDKIGKGYQGDPSSALLELLDPEQNANFLDHYLDVPVDLSRVLFICTANVIDTIPEPLRDRMELIEMSGYVAEEKIAIARQYLMPQAMKDCGLTDKQINITEDALNMLIRSYCRESGVRNLQKHIEKVIRKVAFRLVKKEGEHFPVNADNLTTFLGKQIFSSDRMYATTPVGVVMGLAWTAMGGSSLYIETSRRHIRHAEKTDSTAAGGTLHITGNLGDVMKESAQIALTVARNFLHSLEPKNLFLEQEHIHLHVPEGATPKDGPSAGITIITALVSLATGKKVRQDVAMTGEVSLKGKVLTVGGIKEKTIAARRSGVNCLILPVDNKKDFEELPTYITEGLEVHFAETYEDVYKIAFSDAETTNNNVVEQEPLQKVSSAAAAKSATWP from the exons ATGCTAGCCCGCGCTATCCGAGTGCGTCCCATGATGCGGGGCATCGCCTCGTCGTCGGTGTGGACCCGGAACCGTCCCGCCCAGAGTTCCCTGGTGCAATGCTGCCGGGATCGGGCGACGCACCTCCAGCGATTTCATGGAGCTAACATGATGGTCCAACGTTTCTACAGCCGCAAGCGGGACGACTCCGACGAGGATGTCATGTCGGAGGGTCATGGTCCCGAGCTCATGTCCGATCGGGATCCCCAGTTGCCGGCCACTGTAGCGGTGCCCGATGTATGGCCACATGTCCCGCTGCTGGCCATGCGCAAGAATCCCCTCTTTCCGCGCTTCATGAAGATTGTAGAG GTTTCCAATCCCATCATCATGGATCTGCTGCGTCGCAAAGTCAAGCTAAATCAACCTTATGTAGGCGTCTTTCTTAAGAAATCAGACGGCGAAGAGGAACTCATCCACAATTTGGATGATGTCTACAGTATGGGTACATTTGCGCAAATTCAAGAGCTGCAGGATCTGGGTGACAAGCTGCGTATGGTTGTGGTGGCCCACCGACGTATTCGGATCACCGGTCAGGTCGTCGAGGATGTCCCACCTCCCAAGCCCG TGAAAATGACAACTTTGCATTATCCactatttaatataaaattacAAATCCCAGCTGAAGATCAAACGACTGATCAAGCGGAGACGGCACCAATAAAATCAAGAGCCGACCCATCTCGTAAGTCCCGTGGCCGACTACCCAGAAGTCGGCCTGGAAAATCGCGCGAATCGGCGGCCGCTGAGGAAATGGTACAAAACCAGACGCTGGAGCCGCCACTCAAATCAGGTCAAGTTGAGTCTGAGAGTTCGCCTAAGCCTCCTACAGAAGGAAAGAAAGTGGAATCCCAGGCAGGCGCCCAAGGGGATGCCACACAATCCGCGCCCAGCGCACCACCTGTACTCATTGTGGAAGTGGAAAATATTAAGCAACCGGCTTACAAACAAACTGAAGAGGTCAAAGCGTTGACTCAGGAAATAATCAAGACCCTCCGAGATATTATCACAATGAACCCCTTGTATAG GGAGAGTCTTCAGCAGATGCTGCATCAAAACCAACGAGTTGTCGACAATCCCATTTACCTGTGTGATTTGGGTGCATCCCTTTCCGCTGGAGAACCGGCTGAACTGCAGAAAATCCTTGAGGAAACAGAT ATCCCAGAACGTCTGCAGCTGGCCCTGACTCTACTCAAAAAGGAACTGGAGCTCTCGAGACTACAACAAAAAATTGGACGCGAAGTAGAGGAAAAAGTTAAGCAGCAGCATCGTAAATATATACTCCAAGAACAACTGAAGGTTATTAAAAAAGAACTTGGAATCGAAAAAGATGACAAAGATGCCATAGGCGAAAAGTATCGAGAAAAACTTAAGGATAAAATCGTTCCTGAAAGCATAATGACGGTTATCGACGAAGAGCTGACCAAACTGAACTTCCTTGAAAGCCACAGCTCTGAGTTTAA TGTAACCCGCAACTACCTCGACTGGCTCACTTCCTTACCTTGGGGAGTTATAAGCACCGAAAACCTCTGCCTAGATAAGGCCACCGAGATACTAAACAACGATCACTATGGCATGGAAGACATCAAGAAGCGTATTTTGGAGTTTATTGCCGTCAGTTCTCTGAAGGGCTCTACGCAGGGAAAGATCTTGTGCTTCCATGGACCACCTGGTGTGGGCAAGACAAGCATAGCCAAGTCTATTGCTCGCGCCTTGAATCGCGAGTACTTCCGTTTCAGTGTGGGCGGAATGACAGACGTGGCCGAAATCAAGGGACATCGTCGCACCTATGTGGGCGCCATGCCGGGCAAGTTAATTCAGTGTCTAAAGAAGACCAAGATTGAGAATCCTCTGGTGCTTATCGATGAGGTAGACAAGATTGGCAA AGGCTATCAGGGAGATCCCAGCTCGGCCTTGCTTGAGCTCCTTGATCCCGAGCAGAATGCCAATTTCCTGGATCACTATCTGGACGTGCCAGTAGATCTCTCTCGAGTGCTCTTTATTTGCACAGCAAATGTGATTGACACCATCCCTGAGCCCTTGAGGGATCGCATGGAGTTGATTGAGATGTCTGGTTATGTGGCTGAGGAAAAGATCGCCATCGCTCGTCAGTACCTCATGCCTCAGGCTATGAAGGACTGCGGATTGACGGATAAGCAGATTAATATTACCGAGGATGCCTTAAATATGCTGATCCGCAGCTATTGCCGGGAATCCGGTGTGCGAAACCTGCAAAAACACATCGAGAAGGTTATACGAAAGGTGGCCTTCCGTCTGGTCAAGAAAGAGGGCGAGCACTTCCCGGTGAACGCTGATAACCTGACCACATTCCTGGGCAAGCAGATCTTCAGTTCAGATCGCATGTACGCCACCACACCGGTGGGCGTGGTCATGGGTCTGGCCTGGACGGCCATGGGCGGATCATCGCTTTACATCGAGACCTCCAGGCGCCACATACGCCATGCGGAAAAAACCGATTCGACTGCTGCTGGAGGAACTCTCCACATCACTGGAAATTTGGGGGATGTCATGAAGGAATCGGCCCAAATAGCCTTGACAGTGGCGCGCAACTTTTTGCACTCGCTGGAACCTAAGAATTTGTTCCTGGAGCAGGA ACACATCCACCTCCATGTTCCTGAAGGAGCCACACCGAAAGATGGTCCCAGTGCTGGAATCACTATCATCACAGCCCTGGTTTCGTTGGCCACTGGAAAGAAGGTGCGTCAAGATGTTGCTATGACTGGCGAAGTGTCCCTGAAGGGAAAGGTGCTGACTGTGGGTGGAATCAAGGAGAAGACCATTGCA GCACGTCGTAGTGGCGTCAATTGTCTAATCCTACCGGTGGATAACAAGAAAGACTTCGAAGAGTTACCTACGTACATTACCGAAGGCCTGGAGGTACACTTTGCCGAGACCTACGAGGATGTCTACAAGATAGCCTTTTCCGATGCCGAAACGACGAACAACAACGTAGTGGAGCAGGAGCCGCTGCAGAAGGTTTCCAGCGCGGCCGCCGCCAAGTCGGCGACATGGCCTTAA
- the LOC119553073 gene encoding lon protease homolog, mitochondrial isoform X2, translating into MLARAIRVRPMMRGIASSSVWTRNRPAQSSLVQCCRDRATHLQRFHGANMMVQRFYSRKRDDSDEDVMSEGHGPELMSDRDPQLPATVAVPDVWPHVPLLAMRKNPLFPRFMKIVEVSNPIIMDLLRRKVKLNQPYVGVFLKKSDGEEELIHNLDDVYSMGTFAQIQELQDLGDKLRMVVVAHRRIRITGQVVEDVPPPKPAEDQTTDQAETAPIKSRADPSRKSRGRLPRSRPGKSRESAAAEEMVQNQTLEPPLKSGQVESESSPKPPTEGKKVESQAGAQGDATQSAPSAPPVLIVEVENIKQPAYKQTEEVKALTQEIIKTLRDIITMNPLYRESLQQMLHQNQRVVDNPIYLCDLGASLSAGEPAELQKILEETDIPERLQLALTLLKKELELSRLQQKIGREVEEKVKQQHRKYILQEQLKVIKKELGIEKDDKDAIGEKYREKLKDKIVPESIMTVIDEELTKLNFLESHSSEFNVTRNYLDWLTSLPWGVISTENLCLDKATEILNNDHYGMEDIKKRILEFIAVSSLKGSTQGKILCFHGPPGVGKTSIAKSIARALNREYFRFSVGGMTDVAEIKGHRRTYVGAMPGKLIQCLKKTKIENPLVLIDEVDKIGKGYQGDPSSALLELLDPEQNANFLDHYLDVPVDLSRVLFICTANVIDTIPEPLRDRMELIEMSGYVAEEKIAIARQYLMPQAMKDCGLTDKQINITEDALNMLIRSYCRESGVRNLQKHIEKVIRKVAFRLVKKEGEHFPVNADNLTTFLGKQIFSSDRMYATTPVGVVMGLAWTAMGGSSLYIETSRRHIRHAEKTDSTAAGGTLHITGNLGDVMKESAQIALTVARNFLHSLEPKNLFLEQEHIHLHVPEGATPKDGPSAGITIITALVSLATGKKVRQDVAMTGEVSLKGKVLTVGGIKEKTIAARRSGVNCLILPVDNKKDFEELPTYITEGLEVHFAETYEDVYKIAFSDAETTNNNVVEQEPLQKVSSAAAAKSATWP; encoded by the exons ATGCTAGCCCGCGCTATCCGAGTGCGTCCCATGATGCGGGGCATCGCCTCGTCGTCGGTGTGGACCCGGAACCGTCCCGCCCAGAGTTCCCTGGTGCAATGCTGCCGGGATCGGGCGACGCACCTCCAGCGATTTCATGGAGCTAACATGATGGTCCAACGTTTCTACAGCCGCAAGCGGGACGACTCCGACGAGGATGTCATGTCGGAGGGTCATGGTCCCGAGCTCATGTCCGATCGGGATCCCCAGTTGCCGGCCACTGTAGCGGTGCCCGATGTATGGCCACATGTCCCGCTGCTGGCCATGCGCAAGAATCCCCTCTTTCCGCGCTTCATGAAGATTGTAGAG GTTTCCAATCCCATCATCATGGATCTGCTGCGTCGCAAAGTCAAGCTAAATCAACCTTATGTAGGCGTCTTTCTTAAGAAATCAGACGGCGAAGAGGAACTCATCCACAATTTGGATGATGTCTACAGTATGGGTACATTTGCGCAAATTCAAGAGCTGCAGGATCTGGGTGACAAGCTGCGTATGGTTGTGGTGGCCCACCGACGTATTCGGATCACCGGTCAGGTCGTCGAGGATGTCCCACCTCCCAAGCCCG CTGAAGATCAAACGACTGATCAAGCGGAGACGGCACCAATAAAATCAAGAGCCGACCCATCTCGTAAGTCCCGTGGCCGACTACCCAGAAGTCGGCCTGGAAAATCGCGCGAATCGGCGGCCGCTGAGGAAATGGTACAAAACCAGACGCTGGAGCCGCCACTCAAATCAGGTCAAGTTGAGTCTGAGAGTTCGCCTAAGCCTCCTACAGAAGGAAAGAAAGTGGAATCCCAGGCAGGCGCCCAAGGGGATGCCACACAATCCGCGCCCAGCGCACCACCTGTACTCATTGTGGAAGTGGAAAATATTAAGCAACCGGCTTACAAACAAACTGAAGAGGTCAAAGCGTTGACTCAGGAAATAATCAAGACCCTCCGAGATATTATCACAATGAACCCCTTGTATAG GGAGAGTCTTCAGCAGATGCTGCATCAAAACCAACGAGTTGTCGACAATCCCATTTACCTGTGTGATTTGGGTGCATCCCTTTCCGCTGGAGAACCGGCTGAACTGCAGAAAATCCTTGAGGAAACAGAT ATCCCAGAACGTCTGCAGCTGGCCCTGACTCTACTCAAAAAGGAACTGGAGCTCTCGAGACTACAACAAAAAATTGGACGCGAAGTAGAGGAAAAAGTTAAGCAGCAGCATCGTAAATATATACTCCAAGAACAACTGAAGGTTATTAAAAAAGAACTTGGAATCGAAAAAGATGACAAAGATGCCATAGGCGAAAAGTATCGAGAAAAACTTAAGGATAAAATCGTTCCTGAAAGCATAATGACGGTTATCGACGAAGAGCTGACCAAACTGAACTTCCTTGAAAGCCACAGCTCTGAGTTTAA TGTAACCCGCAACTACCTCGACTGGCTCACTTCCTTACCTTGGGGAGTTATAAGCACCGAAAACCTCTGCCTAGATAAGGCCACCGAGATACTAAACAACGATCACTATGGCATGGAAGACATCAAGAAGCGTATTTTGGAGTTTATTGCCGTCAGTTCTCTGAAGGGCTCTACGCAGGGAAAGATCTTGTGCTTCCATGGACCACCTGGTGTGGGCAAGACAAGCATAGCCAAGTCTATTGCTCGCGCCTTGAATCGCGAGTACTTCCGTTTCAGTGTGGGCGGAATGACAGACGTGGCCGAAATCAAGGGACATCGTCGCACCTATGTGGGCGCCATGCCGGGCAAGTTAATTCAGTGTCTAAAGAAGACCAAGATTGAGAATCCTCTGGTGCTTATCGATGAGGTAGACAAGATTGGCAA AGGCTATCAGGGAGATCCCAGCTCGGCCTTGCTTGAGCTCCTTGATCCCGAGCAGAATGCCAATTTCCTGGATCACTATCTGGACGTGCCAGTAGATCTCTCTCGAGTGCTCTTTATTTGCACAGCAAATGTGATTGACACCATCCCTGAGCCCTTGAGGGATCGCATGGAGTTGATTGAGATGTCTGGTTATGTGGCTGAGGAAAAGATCGCCATCGCTCGTCAGTACCTCATGCCTCAGGCTATGAAGGACTGCGGATTGACGGATAAGCAGATTAATATTACCGAGGATGCCTTAAATATGCTGATCCGCAGCTATTGCCGGGAATCCGGTGTGCGAAACCTGCAAAAACACATCGAGAAGGTTATACGAAAGGTGGCCTTCCGTCTGGTCAAGAAAGAGGGCGAGCACTTCCCGGTGAACGCTGATAACCTGACCACATTCCTGGGCAAGCAGATCTTCAGTTCAGATCGCATGTACGCCACCACACCGGTGGGCGTGGTCATGGGTCTGGCCTGGACGGCCATGGGCGGATCATCGCTTTACATCGAGACCTCCAGGCGCCACATACGCCATGCGGAAAAAACCGATTCGACTGCTGCTGGAGGAACTCTCCACATCACTGGAAATTTGGGGGATGTCATGAAGGAATCGGCCCAAATAGCCTTGACAGTGGCGCGCAACTTTTTGCACTCGCTGGAACCTAAGAATTTGTTCCTGGAGCAGGA ACACATCCACCTCCATGTTCCTGAAGGAGCCACACCGAAAGATGGTCCCAGTGCTGGAATCACTATCATCACAGCCCTGGTTTCGTTGGCCACTGGAAAGAAGGTGCGTCAAGATGTTGCTATGACTGGCGAAGTGTCCCTGAAGGGAAAGGTGCTGACTGTGGGTGGAATCAAGGAGAAGACCATTGCA GCACGTCGTAGTGGCGTCAATTGTCTAATCCTACCGGTGGATAACAAGAAAGACTTCGAAGAGTTACCTACGTACATTACCGAAGGCCTGGAGGTACACTTTGCCGAGACCTACGAGGATGTCTACAAGATAGCCTTTTCCGATGCCGAAACGACGAACAACAACGTAGTGGAGCAGGAGCCGCTGCAGAAGGTTTCCAGCGCGGCCGCCGCCAAGTCGGCGACATGGCCTTAA
- the LOC119553074 gene encoding trypsin-1, producing the protein MKAFFWAIGLLLGFSSQHTLAKTLASDYIDLLDFSDNDEFQWGESENRVYENRTGENNAGNFLSRHRLNKRQAPTSQLLENKDYGPCSTPLGESGRCRHIIYCRMPELKNDVWRLVSQLCIIEKSSIGICCTDQSTSNRFSPQIVTNPDQDESRIVNKPEQRGCGITTRQFPRLTGGRPAEPDEWPWMAALLQEGLPFVWCGGVLITDRHVLTAAHCIHKKSKEDIFVRLGEYNTHMLNETRARDFRIANMVLHIDYNPQNYDNDIAIVRIDRATLFNTYIWPVCMPPVNEDWSERNAIVTGWGTQKFGGPHSNILMEVNLPVWKQSDCRASFVQHVPDSAMCAGFPEGGMDSCQGDSGGPLLVQLPNQRWVTIGIVSWGVGCGQRGRPGIYTRVDRYLDWILANADV; encoded by the exons atgAAGGCCTTTTTTTGGGCTATCGGGCTTTTATTGGGCTTTAGCTCGCAGCATACACTCGCCAAAACATTAGCCAGTGATTATATAG ACCTCCTCGACTTCAGCGATAATGACGAGTTTCAATGGGGGGAGTCCGAAAACCGGGTATATGAAAATCGCACTGGGGAAAACAATGCCGGGAACTTTTTGTCACGACATCGTCTAAACAAGCGGCAGGCTCCTACCTCACAACTGCTG GAGAACAAGGATTACGGCCCATGCAGCACTCCTTTGGGTGAATCTGGTCGATGTCGTCATATTATATACTGTCGCATGCCGGAACTTAAGAACGATGTTTGGCGCCTGGTATCTCAGCTTTGCATCATTGAGAAAAG TTCCATAGGCATTTGCTGCACTGACCAGTCGACGAGCAACCGATTTAGTCCGCAGATCGTAACCAATCCGGACCAGGATGAATCGCGCATCGTCAATAAGCCGGAGCAGCGAGGGTGCGGGATTACCACCAGGCAGTTCCCACGGCTCACCGGCGGACGACCAGCCGAGCCGGACGAGTGGCCTTGGATGGCGGCCCTGCTGCAGGAGGGCTTGCCCTTCGTCTGGTGCGGTGGGGTCCTGATCACCGATCGCCATGTCCTCACTGCCGCCCACTGCATCCACAAGAAAAGTAAGGAGGATATCTTCGTGCGTCTGGGCGAGTACAACACTCACATGCTGAACGAGACTAGGGCGAGGGATTTCCGTATCGCCAACATGGTGCTTCACATCGATTACAACCCACAGAACTACGACAACGACATCGCCATTGTCAGGATCGACAGAGCCACTCTGTTCAACACCTATATCTGGCCAGTTTGCATGCCGCCCGTCAACGAGGATTGGTCGGAAAGGAACGCCATTGTCACCGGTTGGGGCACCCAGAAATTTGGGGGACCCCATTCCAACATCCTAATGGAG GTCAACCTGCCGGTGTGGAAGCAGTCTGACTGCCGGGCCTCCTTTGTACAACACGTTCCGGACAGCGCCATGTGCGCGGGATTTCCAGAAGGAGGTATGGACTCCTGTCAGGGCGATAGCGGCGGTCCACTGCTGGTCCAACTACCCAATCAACGATGGGTGACCATCGGCATAGTGTCCTGGGGCGTGGGCTGCGGACAGCGTGGTCGTCCGGGAATTTACACACGCGTGGATCGCTACCTGGACTGGATTCTGGCCAACGCAGATGTCTAA
- the LOC119553436 gene encoding general odorant-binding protein lush — MMHWRQRSSSVLAIVLEVLALLLPDPGTAMTMDQFLSSLDMIRSGCAPKFKLNIEDLDRLRVGDFSFPPSQDLMCYTKCVSLMAGTVNKKGEFNAAKALAQLPHLVPTEFMEASKRSVEACRDAHKAFKESCERVFQTAKCLAENGEGKFMWP, encoded by the exons ATGATGCACTGGAGACAACGCTCATCCTCCGTTTTGGCCATCGTCCTGGAAGTTTTGGCACTCCTATTGCCCGATCCTGGAACAGCCATGACGATGGACCAGTTCTTATCCTCGCTAGACATGATTCGGAGTGGCTGTGCGCCAAAGTTTAAACTCAATATAGAAGACCTCGATAGGCTTCGAGTGGGGGATTTTAGTTTTCCGCCATCGCAGGATCTCATG TGCTATACAAAGTGTGTGTCCTTAATGGCGGGCACCGTTAATAAAAAGGGAGAGTTCAACGCTGCAAAGGCCCTGGCGCAGCTTCCACATCTGGTACCAACCGAATTTATGGAGGCCTCCAAGAGATCCGTTGAGGCTTGCAGGGATGCGC ATAAAGCTTTCAAGGAATCGTGCGAGAGGGTCTTCCAAACAGCCAAGTGCTTGGCTGAAAACGGCGAAGGGAAGTTCATGTGGCCTTAG
- the LOC119553435 gene encoding uncharacterized protein LOC119553435 isoform X2: MHARFADPEPASSDSEDGIATESLEARIEAFKQSPQNMAALREVLDDVVLRAETEANRRAVENQKSQQGKEKRQNFKNGKVVNRARGFVVRIFDAICNCANNNAAAATTRFKLRSNSGGGGASGNGKRQQSQDEPETLVLTKKKPAGEGKKKKGVSMADDVQAGVRLMD; this comes from the exons ATGCACGCCAGATTTGCAGATCCCGAGCCCGCGTCTTCGGACAGTGAAGATGGAATCGCAACGGAGTCGCTGGAGGCCAGAATCGAGGCGTTTAAGCAGAGTCCCCAGAACATGGCTGCTCTGCGGGAGGTGCTTGACGATGTGGTCCTGCGGGCTGAGACGGAGGCCAATAGGCGAGCAGTTGAGAACCAGAAATCGCAACAG GGCAAGGAAAAGCGCCAGA ATTTTAAGAACGGCAAGGTGGTGAACCGGGCCAGAGGATTTGTGGTGCGGATCTTCGATGCCATATGCAATTGTGCCAACAACAATGCGGCGGCGGCCACGACGCGATTTAAACTGAGGAGCAACagcggcggaggaggagccAGCGGAAACGGAAAACGACAGCAGTCCCAGGACGAGCCGGAAACCCTGGTTTTGACCAAGAAGAAGCCAGCCGGCGagggaaaaaaaaagaaaggcgTTAGCATGGCCGACGATGTGCAAGCCGGCGTTCGACTGATGGACTAA
- the LOC119553435 gene encoding uncharacterized protein LOC119553435 isoform X1, producing MHARFADPEPASSDSEDGIATESLEARIEAFKQSPQNMAALREVLDDVVLRAETEANRRAVENQKSQQGKEKRQSFAIPDFKNGKVVNRARGFVVRIFDAICNCANNNAAAATTRFKLRSNSGGGGASGNGKRQQSQDEPETLVLTKKKPAGEGKKKKGVSMADDVQAGVRLMD from the exons ATGCACGCCAGATTTGCAGATCCCGAGCCCGCGTCTTCGGACAGTGAAGATGGAATCGCAACGGAGTCGCTGGAGGCCAGAATCGAGGCGTTTAAGCAGAGTCCCCAGAACATGGCTGCTCTGCGGGAGGTGCTTGACGATGTGGTCCTGCGGGCTGAGACGGAGGCCAATAGGCGAGCAGTTGAGAACCAGAAATCGCAACAG GGCAAGGAAAAGCGCCAGA GTTTCGCCATACCAGATTTTAAGAACGGCAAGGTGGTGAACCGGGCCAGAGGATTTGTGGTGCGGATCTTCGATGCCATATGCAATTGTGCCAACAACAATGCGGCGGCGGCCACGACGCGATTTAAACTGAGGAGCAACagcggcggaggaggagccAGCGGAAACGGAAAACGACAGCAGTCCCAGGACGAGCCGGAAACCCTGGTTTTGACCAAGAAGAAGCCAGCCGGCGagggaaaaaaaaagaaaggcgTTAGCATGGCCGACGATGTGCAAGCCGGCGTTCGACTGATGGACTAA